Proteins from a genomic interval of Mesobacillus sp. S13:
- a CDS encoding helix-turn-helix transcriptional regulator, with amino-acid sequence MLKNSVREYRARFRFSQQDLADKIGVTRQTIGLIEKGDYAPSVTLALKIAAAFQVPVEEVFRLEGEE; translated from the coding sequence ATGCTGAAAAACTCTGTTCGTGAATACCGTGCGAGATTCCGTTTTTCACAGCAAGACTTGGCGGACAAGATTGGCGTGACGAGGCAGACTATTGGACTAATTGAAAAGGGCGATTACGCCCCATCCGTCACCCTTGCCTTAAAGATCGCAGCTGCTTTCCAAGTGCCTGTGGAAGAAGTATTTCGCTTAGAAGGAGAGGAATGA
- a CDS encoding ABC transporter ATP-binding protein gives MLEIKGLSKTYGSKVAVDSLSFTVSPGEVFGLLGRNGAGKTTTIKMMLGLVAPDSGSVSWDHQKGLRHASYGYLPEERGLYPKTKVVEQLSYFAKLEGMGKNDIKKSIDYWIERFDIGMYKNKLAGDLSKGNQQKVQLVATLLHNPDLIILDEPFSGLDPVNTNLLTEVILEEKEKGKVIIMSSHQMDQVEKFCKDVVLMKDGKAVISGDLAAVKDSYGMMNLSLYGNLPGLAKFCAAHDYPFAEEAKRIIVSLKKEQDPLIILSQLKQEGVGVSEVTYLQPTLHQIFIDKVGS, from the coding sequence GTGCTCGAAATTAAGGGGTTATCAAAAACATATGGCTCGAAAGTAGCTGTGGATTCGCTTTCCTTCACCGTTTCTCCAGGGGAGGTATTTGGACTTTTGGGAAGAAATGGCGCGGGAAAGACGACAACCATCAAAATGATGTTAGGCTTGGTCGCACCTGATAGCGGAAGCGTCAGCTGGGATCATCAAAAGGGATTGAGGCATGCGTCATATGGCTATTTGCCAGAGGAAAGAGGTTTGTATCCAAAGACCAAGGTTGTGGAGCAACTTTCCTATTTTGCAAAGCTTGAAGGCATGGGAAAAAACGATATCAAGAAAAGCATAGATTACTGGATTGAGAGATTCGATATCGGCATGTACAAGAATAAGCTTGCCGGCGATTTATCGAAAGGTAATCAGCAAAAGGTTCAATTAGTTGCGACCCTCTTACATAATCCGGATCTCATCATCCTTGATGAGCCTTTCAGCGGGCTCGATCCAGTTAATACAAACTTACTGACTGAAGTGATTCTGGAAGAAAAGGAAAAGGGAAAAGTCATCATCATGTCCAGCCATCAGATGGACCAGGTTGAGAAATTTTGCAAAGATGTGGTGCTTATGAAGGATGGGAAAGCAGTCATCTCTGGGGATTTGGCTGCTGTGAAAGATTCGTATGGAATGATGAATCTATCACTATACGGAAATCTTCCTGGGCTGGCCAAGTTCTGTGCAGCTCATGACTATCCATTTGCGGAAGAAGCGAAAAGAATTATTGTTTCGCTGAAAAAAGAACAAGATCCTTTAATCATTCTTTCACAATTAAAACAAGAAGGAGTGGGAGTCAGTGAGGTAACTTACCTGCAGCCAACCCTTCATCAAATCTTTATCGATAAGGTGGGGTCATAA
- a CDS encoding ABC transporter permease codes for MKALGTAFLFHFKEQTRSKGFRITSIVLSLLILGFFAYNHFMSKEEEVRVSVINNSDFQVDEDGLKGMIEGLQLSVKDAGDVDSEKGKIKEQDLDHLVIIDQKDTLPTVEYFYHRMPDPNVIFAFSTQLQQQYLQNVSSENNLSGDVVADLFTQIPVERNMLAENNGSLGIVYVFIFLMYTFILMFGQGIAMSITGEKSTRVMEVMITKIKPIYMLFAKVLSNLAAGLIQVSIFFLAGYLAYLLGWMNTDQFSVFGFSFDLSQVGPGLIFAFVFFFAGGYLVYALCFAALGSVISRTEDLGSVMGPVIMLVMGALMVGIKTMMDPTGALVTFSTYFPFFSPIVAFSKYVMGELTTGELLLSGAVLVASILLIAYLASRIYVKGVMVYGEKFKWSQMSGMLKKEKTEVL; via the coding sequence ATGAAGGCGCTCGGAACTGCGTTTCTTTTTCATTTTAAGGAGCAAACTCGCTCCAAAGGATTCAGGATTACCTCGATCGTTCTTTCTTTGTTGATTCTTGGATTCTTCGCCTACAATCATTTCATGTCAAAAGAAGAAGAAGTCCGTGTCTCTGTTATTAACAATTCGGACTTTCAAGTGGATGAAGACGGGCTGAAAGGCATGATTGAGGGTTTGCAGCTATCAGTAAAGGATGCGGGCGATGTCGATTCAGAAAAGGGGAAAATCAAAGAGCAGGACCTCGATCATCTCGTCATCATCGACCAAAAAGACACCCTTCCAACAGTGGAGTATTTCTATCACCGGATGCCTGATCCGAACGTAATCTTTGCTTTTTCAACCCAGCTGCAGCAGCAATACCTGCAGAATGTATCAAGCGAAAATAATCTTTCTGGCGATGTGGTGGCTGACTTGTTCACGCAAATACCTGTGGAGAGGAATATGCTTGCCGAAAACAATGGCAGCCTCGGAATCGTATATGTCTTCATCTTCTTGATGTATACCTTCATCCTGATGTTCGGCCAGGGAATTGCCATGAGCATTACAGGTGAAAAATCCACACGCGTAATGGAAGTCATGATCACAAAAATCAAGCCGATCTACATGCTGTTTGCCAAGGTACTCTCCAACCTTGCTGCGGGTCTTATCCAGGTATCAATCTTTTTCCTTGCCGGCTATCTGGCTTACCTGCTGGGGTGGATGAACACGGATCAATTCAGTGTGTTCGGATTCTCCTTTGATCTCTCACAAGTTGGACCTGGCTTGATATTCGCTTTCGTTTTCTTTTTTGCCGGCGGTTACCTGGTATACGCCCTTTGTTTTGCCGCACTTGGTTCTGTTATCTCTCGTACGGAAGACCTCGGCAGTGTCATGGGCCCAGTCATCATGCTCGTCATGGGTGCATTGATGGTAGGAATCAAGACCATGATGGATCCAACAGGTGCATTGGTCACATTCTCAACCTATTTCCCATTCTTTTCACCGATCGTCGCTTTCTCAAAGTATGTAATGGGTGAGTTAACGACTGGAGAACTGCTATTAAGCGGAGCAGTTTTGGTCGCATCGATCCTGTTGATCGCATACTTAGCTTCACGAATCTATGTAAAAGGCGTAATGGTTTATGGTGAAAAATTCAAATGGTCACAGATGAGCGGGATGTTGAAGAAGGAAAAAACAGAAGTGCTATAA